The following proteins are encoded in a genomic region of Leptospira fainei serovar Hurstbridge str. BUT 6:
- a CDS encoding IS481 family transposase, with amino-acid sequence MPWKEVSPMDEKVKFIAAVCDGTVSISSLCETFGISRKTGYKWLERYRKEGPEGLLERSRVPHTNPNRVGFAEERLILAVRKQHPTWGPRKLLVILEGSHPEIIWPAASTIGSILKKRGLVKPRKKRGGMVRFSEPFRGYDHPNAVWCADFKGDFKMRDGIRCYPLTISDGYSRFLLSCKGLSGTRTYETKKEFEKCFREYGLPNAIRTDNGIPFAAGSGISLLSMWWIKLGIFPERIHPGKPQENGRHERMHRTLKAEAVYPIRSNMRQQQKAFDRFRAEYNHDRPHEALGQKPPAKIYKPSLRSYPNRLSEIFYPDHFEIRKVDDGNFYWKNQRFFITKSLGGENIGLEPVDDGIWAIYFSFVKIGYLNENTKKISRTLKV; translated from the coding sequence TTGCCGTGGAAAGAGGTGTCCCCTATGGACGAGAAAGTAAAATTCATTGCCGCAGTATGCGACGGAACGGTTTCCATAAGTTCTCTTTGTGAAACATTTGGAATAAGTAGAAAGACGGGATACAAGTGGCTTGAACGGTATCGGAAGGAAGGCCCTGAAGGTCTTTTGGAGAGAAGTAGGGTTCCGCACACAAACCCGAACCGAGTAGGTTTTGCGGAAGAGCGGTTGATTCTTGCAGTTCGTAAGCAACACCCTACTTGGGGACCTCGCAAATTGCTTGTAATACTTGAGGGAAGTCATCCGGAAATTATTTGGCCTGCAGCGAGCACGATCGGCAGTATTCTTAAGAAAAGAGGTTTAGTAAAGCCCCGTAAGAAGAGAGGGGGAATGGTTCGTTTTTCGGAACCTTTTCGAGGTTATGATCATCCGAATGCGGTTTGGTGTGCTGATTTCAAAGGTGATTTTAAAATGCGAGACGGAATTCGTTGTTATCCCTTAACAATATCCGACGGTTACAGTCGGTTTCTTCTAAGTTGCAAAGGGCTATCAGGCACAAGGACTTACGAAACAAAGAAGGAATTTGAGAAGTGTTTTCGAGAATACGGCCTTCCGAATGCGATTAGAACGGATAATGGAATTCCGTTTGCTGCCGGGTCGGGAATTTCCCTATTATCAATGTGGTGGATCAAATTAGGTATTTTTCCGGAAAGGATTCATCCGGGGAAACCACAAGAGAACGGAAGGCATGAAAGAATGCATAGGACTTTGAAGGCAGAAGCGGTTTATCCGATTCGTTCTAATATGAGACAGCAGCAAAAGGCATTCGATCGTTTTAGAGCGGAATATAACCATGATCGTCCCCATGAGGCGTTAGGTCAGAAGCCGCCTGCGAAGATCTATAAACCTTCCCTAAGATCCTATCCGAATCGTCTATCCGAGATATTTTATCCAGACCATTTTGAAATTCGTAAAGTCGATGACGGTAATTTTTATTGGAAAAATCAAAGATTCTTTATTACGAAGAGTTTAGGTGGAGAGAATATCGGTCTTGAACCTGTCGACGACGGCATATGGGCCATTTACTTCAGCTTTGTGAAAATAGGTTATTTGAATGAGAACACAAAGAAAATATCTAGGACTTTGAAAGTGTAA
- a CDS encoding motility protein A: MRSAVLGLLAALASLLLAILLEEAHFLSFLKISALVLILGGTAGATFASYTTEEFANLILHLKDAVFPRKDYSLTDLFLDFAERARKNGLLSLEDRLAAIPDAFLRKGIQLIVDGTDPRAVEEILFEAAEGLEEKETRSAKILETAGGFSPTIGIIGTVLGLVSVLENLGAGTRALGEGIATAFIATFYGITFANLIYFPLANRIKTWARSRNNRRQAMIRGIISLQTGDNRRILVERMAPFLD; encoded by the coding sequence ATGCGCTCCGCCGTTTTAGGACTCCTTGCTGCCCTTGCCTCCTTACTTCTCGCTATCCTGTTAGAAGAGGCTCATTTTCTTTCGTTCTTAAAAATTTCCGCGCTTGTGTTGATCCTAGGGGGAACAGCCGGAGCGACATTTGCCAGCTATACAACGGAAGAATTTGCAAATCTGATTTTACATTTAAAAGATGCGGTTTTTCCTCGAAAAGATTATTCGCTTACCGATTTGTTTTTAGATTTTGCGGAGAGGGCTAGAAAAAATGGTCTGCTCTCTCTGGAAGATCGACTTGCTGCCATTCCTGATGCATTTTTGAGAAAAGGAATTCAACTGATTGTCGACGGAACTGATCCTCGAGCCGTCGAAGAAATTTTATTCGAAGCCGCCGAAGGACTCGAAGAAAAAGAAACCCGCTCGGCAAAAATTTTGGAAACCGCCGGCGGTTTTTCTCCTACGATTGGAATTATCGGAACCGTTCTCGGCCTCGTAAGCGTTCTCGAAAATTTAGGCGCAGGAACACGAGCCTTGGGAGAGGGAATTGCAACGGCCTTTATCGCGACATTCTACGGAATTACATTCGCTAACTTGATATATTTTCCCTTAGCAAATCGGATTAAAACCTGGGCGCGTTCTCGCAATAACCGGAGACAAGCGATGATTCGTGGAATCATCTCTCTGCAAACCGGAGACAATCGACGTATTTTAGTAGAGAGGATGGCGCCTTTCCTAGATTAG
- a CDS encoding potassium/proton antiporter, whose amino-acid sequence MEFEFTILALSSLIIISIGLLRVSSKFGVPALLIFLSIGMLAGSDGLLGIPFSDAELARKVGSIALAFILFSGGLETDWTKVRPVLWMGISLGSVGVLLTCVIVGLFSVYVLGFPPLVGFLLGAVVSSTDAAAVFNVLRTSNTGMRKGLTSLLELESGSNDPLAVLLTTTILGFVGSAAPSFELLVWEIFKQFTLGILLGLLLGYWIYRGMNRIKLDYEGLYPVLLSASVLFVYAATELIGGNPFLAVYIAGIIIGNRSFVHKRSNVRFMDGIGWLMQIVMFLTLGLLVFPSRIPPVAGIGIAFSIFLMLIARPISVFISLTGFGVDWREKILISWVGLRGAAPIILATFPYAKQLPESEMIFHLVFFTVLTSLLLQGSTIPYVVRLLGLQATLEQRASYPFEFENKEQSDTHLLEYIVPYGSASVGKFVYELDFPENSLITLIYRGDSHIVPTGKTKMEDGDVLLVLTPSGAENEIREILSRMSERKIT is encoded by the coding sequence ATGGAGTTTGAATTCACAATACTTGCATTATCGAGCCTGATCATTATCAGTATCGGCTTACTTCGAGTCTCCTCTAAATTCGGAGTCCCGGCCCTACTCATTTTTTTGTCGATCGGTATGTTAGCCGGTTCCGACGGTTTGTTAGGTATTCCATTTTCGGATGCGGAATTAGCTCGAAAAGTAGGTTCAATTGCCTTGGCTTTTATTCTATTCTCCGGCGGATTAGAAACCGATTGGACCAAGGTTAGGCCGGTCTTATGGATGGGGATTTCACTCGGCAGTGTAGGCGTACTATTAACCTGCGTGATCGTGGGTTTATTTTCAGTCTATGTGCTGGGGTTTCCACCTCTCGTCGGTTTTCTTTTAGGAGCAGTCGTTTCTTCTACGGATGCTGCCGCCGTATTTAACGTGCTGCGTACGAGCAATACCGGGATGCGAAAAGGGTTAACATCCCTTTTGGAATTAGAATCGGGTAGTAACGATCCTCTTGCGGTTCTTTTGACGACTACGATCTTAGGTTTTGTTGGGAGCGCGGCTCCGAGTTTCGAATTACTTGTCTGGGAAATTTTTAAGCAATTTACCTTAGGAATCCTGCTCGGGTTGCTTTTAGGATACTGGATTTATCGCGGGATGAATCGAATTAAACTGGACTACGAGGGTTTATATCCGGTCCTATTATCGGCGTCCGTTTTGTTCGTATATGCGGCAACTGAGTTAATCGGCGGGAACCCGTTCCTTGCAGTATACATAGCGGGAATCATTATAGGGAATAGATCATTCGTTCATAAACGAAGTAACGTGCGGTTTATGGACGGGATCGGATGGCTAATGCAGATCGTAATGTTCCTTACCTTGGGTCTTTTGGTTTTTCCCTCTAGAATTCCGCCGGTCGCGGGAATCGGTATTGCATTTTCTATTTTTCTAATGCTAATCGCCCGTCCTATTTCAGTTTTCATTTCTTTGACCGGATTCGGGGTGGATTGGCGGGAAAAGATATTAATTTCTTGGGTAGGATTAAGAGGGGCAGCTCCGATTATTCTTGCGACGTTTCCGTACGCCAAGCAGCTTCCCGAATCGGAAATGATTTTTCATTTGGTCTTTTTTACCGTATTAACCTCTTTGTTGCTGCAAGGTTCCACGATTCCGTATGTCGTTCGTCTTCTCGGCTTGCAAGCCACTCTAGAACAACGCGCCTCTTACCCTTTTGAATTCGAGAATAAGGAACAAAGCGATACTCACTTACTGGAATATATCGTTCCTTACGGTTCCGCGTCCGTGGGTAAATTCGTTTATGAATTGGATTTTCCCGAGAACTCTTTGATCACTCTGATTTATAGAGGTGACAGTCACATAGTTCCTACCGGAAAAACGAAAATGGAAGATGGAGATGTTCTGCTCGTTTTGACTCCATCCGGAGCCGAAAATGAGATCCGCGAAATTTTGTCTCGAATGAGTGAGCGCAAGATAACGTAA
- a CDS encoding DUF1292 domain-containing protein: MLESYETSSEERDHEEFGEEILNLIDEDGNPYSFLIGEVVEIDEAQYFLLIPSTEEDRELINLDVGFLKGEESFGYLAVRIEADEYGEDRLVEVTDARELEDLFFELNSDVV; this comes from the coding sequence ATGCTTGAGTCGTATGAAACAAGTTCGGAGGAAAGAGACCACGAGGAATTCGGGGAGGAGATTTTAAATCTTATCGACGAAGACGGAAATCCATATTCGTTTTTGATCGGAGAGGTGGTTGAGATTGATGAAGCTCAATATTTTTTGCTGATTCCCTCGACCGAGGAAGATCGAGAATTAATAAATTTAGATGTAGGCTTTCTCAAAGGGGAAGAAAGTTTCGGCTATCTCGCGGTCAGAATAGAAGCCGACGAATATGGCGAGGATCGACTTGTAGAAGTTACTGATGCTCGAGAATTAGAAGATCTTTTTTTCGAGCTTAATTCGGACGTCGTATAG
- a CDS encoding ATP-binding protein: MDKKRSYFLSILVGCLLGFVYCSNRDNLGIQIKNGVLEAQLWNPEQNTLSLEGEWEFYPKAFLVSEHAKVESSPIITYIPNTWNRLQRDGKVLFPDGKGYGTYRLRLNLPESRPALVIRIPDQGTAYVLYADGKPIASMGKIGKNYEASIPFLNSTIVNLPENTQELAFEISNYRHIYGGLWYSPRIGKQEKILNEKYTDLALEIATSSSVLVLVIYQIAAYLLTRRERAPLHFAIFSMAGTLRFFLTGDRIFNSIFPEIPWEITHRLEYISTYALSSAFFSYAASLFPLDFPRWSEKASLASFSFFAIVTIFFPVEYYGRLLIPFQSIVIIGSCLIFYGCIKALINKREGARLFLFGILTILLASTNDILASHYLLHTHYILTPAIFIFIFLNSLTLGVSFSKALERSQIVSSKLKLANKDLNDLKIQLERKVETRTKELMEAKNRAEGEAKYRYDFLATMSHEVRTPLNGLMGTANLLSDTPLNGEQKEYLDIIQLSSENLLQLVNQLLDLSKIESNRFELEVIPFDPFAILQKAAKFVKARAEEKRIFLDIHYPEHHPGIYIGDEGRIQQVLLNLLSNAIKFTGSGGKVVLGVKTAGEDSQSRILEFWVEDTGVGIASDKATDLFEPFVQADSSIFRNYGGSGLGLTISKKLVELMGGSIRVVSQIGKGSKFTFLLPFPQEEGEGSEIPDEKTAYISFKPKKILIVEDREPSRTIAKKTLENMNMKVSVACDGKDALFRLTNEIYDLALIDIEMPELSGIEVVRSLKEQGGKLPILVAWTAHALPGAEAVFQSTGFDAYLHKPSLRRDWERLLKTYFPQ, translated from the coding sequence ATGGACAAAAAGAGAAGTTATTTCCTTTCGATCTTAGTCGGGTGTCTACTGGGGTTTGTATATTGCTCCAATAGAGATAATCTAGGAATCCAAATCAAAAACGGCGTCTTAGAGGCTCAGCTATGGAACCCGGAGCAAAATACGCTATCCTTAGAAGGCGAGTGGGAGTTCTATCCTAAAGCATTCTTAGTTTCCGAACACGCCAAGGTTGAATCTTCCCCTATTATCACTTATATACCGAATACTTGGAATCGGTTGCAAAGAGACGGAAAGGTTCTATTTCCGGATGGGAAAGGATACGGTACGTATCGGTTACGATTAAACCTTCCGGAATCCAGACCGGCACTCGTAATACGGATTCCGGATCAAGGAACCGCCTACGTGCTGTATGCTGACGGCAAACCCATCGCATCAATGGGAAAGATAGGAAAAAATTACGAAGCCTCCATTCCGTTTCTTAATTCCACAATCGTTAATTTGCCGGAAAATACCCAAGAGTTAGCTTTTGAAATTTCGAATTACAGACATATTTACGGAGGCCTTTGGTATTCTCCACGGATCGGAAAACAAGAAAAAATATTAAATGAAAAATATACCGACCTCGCGCTGGAAATTGCGACATCATCCTCGGTTTTAGTATTGGTTATCTATCAGATCGCCGCATATCTTTTAACTCGGAGAGAAAGGGCTCCGCTTCATTTCGCAATATTCTCGATGGCCGGCACGCTACGTTTTTTTCTAACCGGCGATAGGATATTTAATTCGATATTCCCGGAAATTCCTTGGGAAATTACCCATCGACTCGAATATATATCGACGTACGCATTGTCCTCGGCATTTTTTTCTTACGCCGCCTCGCTCTTCCCTTTGGATTTCCCGAGATGGAGTGAAAAAGCCTCTCTAGCATCCTTCTCTTTCTTTGCAATCGTCACCATTTTCTTCCCGGTCGAGTATTATGGAAGATTGTTAATTCCGTTTCAAAGTATCGTGATCATAGGTTCATGCTTAATTTTTTACGGATGCATCAAAGCCTTGATCAACAAAAGAGAAGGCGCTCGGTTATTTCTTTTCGGAATTCTCACAATTCTCCTAGCCTCGACAAACGACATTCTTGCTTCCCACTACTTACTGCATACTCACTATATTTTAACCCCGGCCATCTTTATTTTCATTTTCCTCAATAGCCTCACTCTCGGAGTCTCTTTTTCGAAAGCATTGGAAAGATCCCAAATCGTAAGCTCCAAACTAAAATTGGCCAACAAGGATCTGAACGATCTGAAAATCCAACTCGAAAGAAAAGTCGAAACGAGAACGAAAGAATTAATGGAGGCGAAAAACAGGGCGGAAGGAGAGGCGAAATATCGATATGATTTTTTAGCAACGATGAGTCACGAAGTTCGGACTCCGTTAAACGGTTTAATGGGAACAGCCAATCTTCTCTCCGATACCCCTCTAAACGGGGAACAAAAAGAATATTTAGATATCATCCAATTATCCAGTGAAAATCTTTTGCAACTCGTAAACCAACTTCTTGATCTTTCCAAGATAGAAAGTAATCGGTTCGAATTGGAAGTCATACCGTTTGATCCGTTTGCGATTCTGCAAAAAGCGGCGAAATTCGTTAAAGCCCGCGCCGAGGAAAAAAGGATTTTTCTTGATATCCATTATCCTGAACATCATCCGGGCATCTATATCGGAGACGAAGGTAGAATTCAACAAGTACTCTTAAACCTATTAAGCAACGCTATTAAGTTTACCGGTTCGGGCGGGAAAGTAGTGTTAGGCGTAAAAACTGCCGGGGAAGATTCGCAATCCCGAATATTAGAATTTTGGGTGGAAGATACCGGCGTCGGGATCGCTTCGGACAAGGCCACGGACCTCTTTGAGCCTTTCGTTCAGGCGGATTCGTCCATTTTTCGAAATTACGGTGGGAGCGGACTGGGCCTTACCATCTCCAAAAAATTAGTGGAATTGATGGGTGGAAGCATTCGAGTCGTAAGCCAAATAGGTAAGGGTTCGAAATTCACTTTTTTACTCCCTTTTCCGCAAGAGGAGGGAGAAGGTTCCGAAATCCCGGATGAGAAAACGGCTTATATTTCGTTCAAACCTAAAAAAATCCTGATCGTAGAAGACCGCGAGCCTTCCAGAACCATCGCAAAAAAAACATTAGAAAATATGAATATGAAAGTGAGCGTCGCTTGCGACGGAAAGGACGCCTTATTTAGACTGACCAATGAAATTTACGATTTAGCATTGATCGATATAGAAATGCCCGAATTGAGCGGGATAGAAGTAGTTCGCTCCCTAAAAGAGCAAGGGGGAAAGCTCCCGATTTTAGTAGCCTGGACGGCTCACGCCTTACCTGGCGCGGAAGCGGTTTTTCAATCCACAGGATTCGACGCTTACCTTCACAAACCTTCTTTGCGAAGAGATTGGGAAAGACTTTTAAAAACCTATTTTCCGCAATGA
- a CDS encoding HNH endonuclease — protein sequence MSGESFIPDEPIIWVSEEEIRKQRQIAKDLRKTPWWKKKKADGVCYYCRKKFPPEELTMDHLIPLAKGGKSVKANLVPACKECNNAKKNKLPFEDF from the coding sequence ATGTCAGGAGAATCTTTCATTCCGGACGAGCCGATAATCTGGGTCAGCGAAGAAGAAATTCGTAAGCAGCGACAAATTGCAAAGGACCTTCGCAAAACTCCATGGTGGAAAAAGAAAAAGGCGGACGGAGTCTGTTATTATTGTCGAAAGAAATTTCCTCCCGAGGAGTTGACGATGGATCATCTGATTCCGCTCGCTAAAGGAGGAAAATCCGTTAAGGCGAATCTGGTCCCGGCTTGCAAAGAATGCAATAATGCCAAGAAGAACAAACTTCCTTTCGAAGATTTTTAG
- a CDS encoding type I phosphomannose isomerase catalytic subunit has translation MQKVLKFRPIYKEKVWGGRKLETVLGRNLPDGEIGESWEISDYGEDLSVIENGPSAGRTFREVYTSNSEDILGKPFKGQMFPLLVKLIDAKEKLSVQVHPDDEYTDKFDSTSSGKKEAWTVLQADSNSKLVCGFSKLTNRDEFENLVSGNRAEEILNVIPVKELDSFLLNPGKIHAIGSGILLMEVQQSSDSTYRVYDYGRPRELHLKKALDVLDYSGPNSSDKLSPKTLTWKYGKRLLLTANDKFRMEILEIEGTSEFILPSFSKEPVFHILMVLEGTCSLNGELELKKGDTALVTAAGIRSGVSARSLTSNLRLSWSGPGSDWISFD, from the coding sequence ATGCAAAAGGTTCTGAAATTCCGACCCATTTATAAAGAGAAAGTTTGGGGAGGCCGTAAACTTGAAACCGTTTTGGGTAGAAATCTGCCCGACGGGGAAATCGGGGAATCTTGGGAAATTTCCGATTACGGCGAAGATCTGTCCGTGATCGAGAACGGTCCCTCGGCAGGCCGCACGTTTCGAGAAGTTTATACTTCCAACTCGGAAGATATTTTAGGAAAACCTTTTAAAGGTCAAATGTTTCCTCTCTTGGTAAAATTGATCGATGCTAAAGAAAAATTATCGGTTCAAGTTCATCCTGACGACGAGTATACGGACAAGTTCGATTCGACAAGCTCGGGAAAAAAAGAAGCCTGGACGGTCTTGCAAGCCGATTCGAATTCGAAGTTAGTTTGCGGTTTCTCTAAATTAACAAATCGCGATGAATTCGAAAATTTGGTCTCCGGAAATCGCGCCGAAGAAATTTTAAACGTGATTCCGGTCAAAGAATTGGATTCTTTTTTATTGAATCCCGGAAAAATACACGCCATCGGTAGCGGAATCCTGTTGATGGAAGTTCAACAATCTTCCGATTCCACCTACAGAGTTTACGATTATGGTCGTCCCAGAGAATTGCATTTAAAGAAAGCCTTGGATGTATTGGATTATTCCGGACCGAATTCGAGCGACAAGCTATCTCCAAAAACGTTAACTTGGAAATATGGAAAGCGTCTTTTACTTACGGCAAACGATAAATTCAGGATGGAAATTTTGGAAATCGAGGGCACATCCGAATTCATCCTGCCTTCCTTTTCGAAAGAACCTGTCTTCCATATTTTAATGGTTTTGGAAGGTACATGTTCGCTTAACGGGGAGTTGGAGCTGAAAAAAGGGGATACGGCGCTTGTTACCGCCGCCGGAATTCGCTCAGGAGTCTCGGCTCGTTCCTTGACTTCGAATCTTCGACTTTCTTGGTCCGGCCCAGGATCGGATTGGATATCCTTCGATTAA
- a CDS encoding J domain-containing protein, whose translation MDTIWIDHYRILGVTSDAGTETIKARFRKLAKVFHPDNGITGSSEIFLKIVRSYQILTKPDERSRFDSELRARQKEADARRSLQTFLIPPSRIIFSAQAVEFAKRGLLRAGIRNRDRRRYTGIYHDICLRLREEELAGKILAEIPLVVRVLCPECRGSDLNCGSCNGKGTYKSFRYLKWSSGPGTLVPGRIYTLDLSGFRPDAFTHFKKRHIKVKIELYKGGKK comes from the coding sequence ATGGATACAATTTGGATCGACCATTACCGAATCCTGGGAGTAACAAGCGACGCCGGGACCGAAACGATCAAGGCCAGATTTCGAAAATTGGCCAAAGTCTTCCATCCGGATAACGGCATCACAGGTTCTTCTGAAATTTTTTTAAAGATAGTCCGCTCGTATCAAATTCTCACGAAGCCGGACGAGCGAAGTCGTTTTGACTCCGAATTGCGCGCTCGTCAGAAGGAAGCCGATGCTCGGCGGTCTTTGCAAACCTTTCTTATTCCGCCGTCTAGAATCATATTTTCCGCTCAGGCAGTCGAATTTGCAAAGCGGGGTTTGCTTCGGGCCGGGATTCGCAATCGAGATCGCAGGAGATATACCGGAATTTACCATGATATCTGCCTGCGTTTGAGGGAGGAGGAGCTAGCGGGTAAAATTCTAGCCGAGATTCCCTTGGTCGTGCGCGTTCTATGTCCGGAATGTAGGGGTTCCGATTTGAATTGCGGGTCTTGCAACGGAAAGGGAACTTACAAGAGTTTTCGCTATTTAAAATGGAGTTCGGGACCCGGCACACTTGTTCCGGGAAGGATTTATACGTTAGATCTATCCGGATTTCGTCCGGATGCTTTCACTCATTTCAAAAAGAGGCATATAAAAGTTAAAATTGAACTCTATAAGGGCGGTAAAAAATAG
- a CDS encoding STAS domain-containing protein translates to MEISIRKSGETNVIGLSGSLDIYTSIDLKNFFEQNIDRNNNSVVINLEKLNYIDSSGIGMLIKQLNYVQELNGKFFIANMKPAIEKVFKVAGLTSYFQTLSELEFTAKYP, encoded by the coding sequence ATGGAAATCAGCATCAGAAAATCTGGCGAAACGAACGTAATCGGCTTATCGGGCAGTTTGGACATTTATACGTCCATTGATCTGAAAAACTTTTTCGAACAAAATATAGACCGAAACAATAATAGCGTAGTAATTAATCTCGAAAAATTGAACTACATCGATTCTTCCGGAATCGGGATGTTGATCAAACAACTCAATTATGTCCAAGAATTGAACGGTAAATTTTTTATCGCGAATATGAAACCGGCGATAGAGAAAGTATTTAAAGTAGCCGGATTGACTTCTTATTTTCAGACTCTATCGGAATTGGAGTTTACCGCTAAGTACCCGTAA
- a CDS encoding LIC10729 family protein: MYWIRLTLFLSLFLVTPSQGPASEENRKTKNYENFSKPMGGESYISEDYRTFPELSVWAVHNGLKLAPDRKDPAPGAGTGVLFDNQCRMIPEEGLNILLVADPDRKDTIYVYFDLTLFDQTESSAELPRKELRIFLNGIEKAKVRFPDHSLYIRSLYSPAPPVRISVDPSELIDGRLLLRLEPASGDKGRFWGIWDVFLSYSQL; the protein is encoded by the coding sequence ATGTATTGGATCCGGCTCACCCTTTTTTTATCTCTGTTCCTTGTCACTCCGAGCCAGGGTCCGGCTAGCGAGGAAAATCGGAAAACGAAAAATTACGAGAATTTTTCTAAGCCGATGGGAGGAGAATCGTATATATCGGAAGATTATCGAACTTTTCCTGAATTGTCCGTGTGGGCCGTCCATAACGGATTGAAATTGGCACCGGATCGCAAGGACCCGGCGCCTGGAGCCGGGACCGGCGTTCTATTCGATAACCAATGCAGAATGATTCCCGAAGAGGGTTTAAACATTCTACTAGTGGCAGACCCGGATCGAAAAGATACTATATACGTATATTTTGACCTTACTTTGTTCGACCAGACTGAAAGTTCCGCTGAACTTCCTAGAAAAGAGCTCCGAATTTTCTTAAACGGAATCGAAAAAGCGAAGGTGAGATTTCCGGATCATTCTTTATATATCCGGTCTCTTTATTCTCCCGCTCCTCCGGTCAGAATTTCCGTGGATCCTTCGGAGTTAATCGACGGACGTTTACTATTAAGGCTGGAACCGGCAAGTGGAGATAAGGGTCGTTTTTGGGGGATTTGGGACGTTTTTTTGTCCTATTCTCAGCTTTAA